Proteins from a genomic interval of Methanofollis formosanus:
- a CDS encoding type II secretion system F family protein, which yields MNGFERFSFNLLGQRAKAKRNDFVELRSDLVQARMKTPFEAYLATAYVSSVLAGLVMAVLIGGFTFLLNIPSMITYKGSLPAFFLDLSDYRLFIGTTIAVLLSLLIFGGVTYFSFLMYPKVVAGNRRRNIDATLPYAINYVTAMSTAGITPAEIFRLLGQSPIYGETAVEARYISREIDMFGKDLIEAMRIASTFTPSPRMKEFLQGAMATISSGANLTDYFRNKAVQYSNENQQQQKTFLETLGLIAESYVTAMVAGTLFLIILQSIMSIMGGESNPIFLIIIIYLIVPFGSVMFIILISSMTPEV from the coding sequence ATGAATGGTTTTGAACGGTTCAGTTTCAACCTGCTGGGACAGCGGGCGAAGGCGAAAAGAAACGATTTCGTCGAGTTGAGGAGCGACCTCGTGCAGGCGCGGATGAAAACGCCTTTCGAGGCCTACCTTGCGACCGCCTACGTCTCTTCGGTCCTTGCCGGTCTGGTCATGGCCGTTCTCATCGGGGGCTTCACCTTTCTCCTCAACATCCCCTCGATGATCACCTACAAAGGGTCGCTGCCCGCGTTCTTCCTCGACCTCTCCGACTACCGCCTCTTCATCGGGACGACCATCGCGGTCCTTCTCTCCCTGCTCATCTTCGGCGGGGTGACCTACTTCTCGTTCCTCATGTATCCCAAGGTGGTCGCCGGGAACAGGCGGCGAAACATCGACGCCACTCTCCCGTACGCCATCAACTACGTAACCGCGATGTCGACGGCCGGGATCACGCCGGCCGAGATCTTCCGGCTCCTCGGGCAGAGTCCGATCTACGGGGAGACCGCCGTCGAGGCGCGCTACATCTCGCGCGAGATCGATATGTTCGGCAAGGACCTCATCGAGGCGATGCGGATCGCGTCGACCTTCACCCCGAGTCCCAGGATGAAAGAGTTTCTCCAGGGCGCCATGGCGACCATCTCCTCGGGGGCGAACCTCACCGACTATTTCCGGAACAAGGCGGTCCAGTACAGCAACGAGAACCAGCAGCAGCAGAAGACGTTTCTCGAGACCCTGGGACTCATTGCCGAGTCCTATGTGACGGCGATGGTGGCCGGTACCCTCTTCCTGATCATCCTCCAGTCGATCATGTCGATTATGGGCGGGGAATCGAACCCGATCTTTCTGATCATCATCATCTATCTGATCGTCCCCTTCGGGAGCGTGATGTTCATCATCCTGATCAGTTCGATGACCCCGGAGGTGTGA